From the Lolium rigidum isolate FL_2022 chromosome 2, APGP_CSIRO_Lrig_0.1, whole genome shotgun sequence genome, one window contains:
- the LOC124689370 gene encoding protein LEAD-SENSITIVE 1-like, which translates to MGVLSNRVEKETLNAGDHIYSWRAAWVYTHHEFLTHAGIYVADDKVIHFTAGRGWIVVGAERVIDLLPGSYVPSRRTSPCLVCRSYQLEVTAVTNSMACSCLSCFMVEGRLYRFEYGVSKRFFFAKVRGGTCTLATADPDELVVHRASYLLRNGFRCYNLIKTNCEDFALYCKTGLIVTQPGSTMKKMIIGQSGSGQVVSYIAGTASIICGLGPTLYCVSADM; encoded by the exons ATGGGTGTCCTGTCGAACAG GGTTGAGAAGGAGACCTTGAATGCAGGGGATCACATCTACTCGTGGAGGGCCGCGTGGGTTTACACGCATCATG AGTTCCTTACCCATGCGGGAATATATGTGGCCGATGATAAGGTGATCCACTTTACCGCTGGAAGGGGCTGGATAGTGGTTGGAGCTGAAAGAGTCATTGATCTTCTTCCTGGGAGTTATGTCCCTTCTAGGAGAACCTCGCCATGTTTGGTATGCAGAAGCTACCAACTGGAAGtcaccgccgtc ACAAATAGTATGGCGTGCTCCTGCCTCAGTTGTTTCATGGTAGAGGGTCGGCTCTACCGCTTCGAGTATGGTGTCAGCAAGAGGTTTTTCTTTGCCAAGGTGAGAGGCGGGACGTGCACGCTTGCCACCGCCGATCCCGACGAGCTGGTTGTCCACCGTGCCAGCTACTTGTTGAGGAATGGGTTCAGGTGCTAcaacctgatcaagaccaattgCGAGGACTTCGCGTTGTACTGCAAGACTGGTTTGATCGTGACCCAGCCAGGTAGCACCATGAAGAAAATGATCATTGGACAGAGCGGGAGCGGGCAGGTTGTCTCCTACATAGCTGGTACGGCTTCGATCATTTGTGGACTCGGCCCAACGTTGTACTGTGTGTCAGCAGATATGTAG